A single genomic interval of Flavihumibacter rivuli harbors:
- a CDS encoding VanZ family protein has protein sequence MNWKWSSKIYWLVGIIAVFLTLLSPAFPKFLSRYGLLLNGVIMHSILFSGFYLVACLVWRNPISQVFLVFLLSFAAEYLQQFTGRSFEWEDLAGNAIGIFAGFAAYQLYLQWPVRRAMVVAPQHAPTF, from the coding sequence ATGAATTGGAAATGGAGTAGTAAGATCTATTGGCTGGTGGGCATCATTGCCGTGTTCCTGACCCTGCTGTCGCCCGCCTTCCCTAAGTTCCTCAGCCGTTATGGTTTGTTGTTGAACGGGGTCATCATGCATTCTATACTCTTCAGCGGGTTCTACCTGGTGGCCTGCCTGGTTTGGAGAAACCCGATATCCCAGGTATTCCTGGTTTTCCTGCTATCCTTTGCAGCTGAGTACCTGCAACAGTTTACCGGCAGGAGCTTTGAATGGGAGGACCTGGCGGGTAATGCCATTGGGATTTTCGCGGGTTTCGCGGCGTACCAGTTGTATTTGCAGTGGCCGGTCAGAAGGGCTATGGTCGTAGCACCACAGCATGCACCCACTTTTTAA
- a CDS encoding MerR family transcriptional regulator has translation MNAFTIKDLENLSGIKAHTIRIWEQRYNFLKPQRTQTNIRYYSNEELKAVLNIALLNKYGYKISHIDKMRPDEIRDKIVALGSPQAQQERMVNELIQLMVDMNIEGFEQMLDTYISARGIDKTITQVIFPFLEKIGILWLTNHINPAQEHLVTNVIRQKLIVGIEGAFSHLNVNRTVMLFLPEGEHHEIGLLFTYYLMKSRGINVLYLGSNVPLKDVEFVANLKKPDYLYTHLTSVAHNFNFERFLTNYSLRCPSHKLVISGLLCQQYKKKVPDNVAFKRSLPEVMEYIASIK, from the coding sequence ATGAATGCGTTTACCATCAAAGACCTGGAAAACCTTTCTGGCATTAAGGCCCACACGATCAGGATCTGGGAACAGCGCTACAATTTCCTGAAACCCCAGCGTACCCAAACCAATATCCGCTACTATTCCAATGAGGAGCTGAAAGCCGTCCTCAATATTGCCCTGTTGAACAAATACGGCTACAAGATCTCCCACATCGATAAGATGCGGCCGGACGAGATCCGCGATAAGATCGTGGCCCTGGGCAGTCCCCAGGCCCAGCAGGAGCGCATGGTGAATGAACTGATCCAGCTCATGGTGGACATGAATATTGAAGGCTTTGAGCAGATGCTGGACACGTATATCTCCGCGCGGGGAATTGACAAAACAATAACACAGGTGATCTTCCCATTCCTCGAGAAAATCGGGATCTTGTGGCTGACCAATCACATCAACCCGGCACAGGAGCACCTGGTGACCAATGTGATCCGCCAGAAGCTGATCGTAGGCATCGAAGGCGCTTTCTCCCACCTCAATGTGAACAGGACAGTGATGCTGTTCCTGCCGGAGGGGGAACACCATGAGATCGGCCTCTTGTTCACCTACTACCTGATGAAGAGCCGGGGGATCAATGTTCTTTATTTAGGGTCCAATGTACCATTGAAGGATGTGGAATTTGTGGCGAACCTTAAAAAACCCGATTACCTGTACACGCACCTTACATCGGTTGCGCACAATTTTAATTTCGAAAGGTTCCTGACCAATTATTCCCTCCGCTGCCCTTCGCATAAACTGGTCATTTCCGGTTTGCTCTGCCAGCAGTACAAGAAAAAAGTGCCCGATAACGTCGCCTTCAAGCGTTCCCTTCCCGAGGTGATGGAATATATCGCCAGCATCAAATAA
- a CDS encoding RNA polymerase sigma factor has product MSNVDFNEMLVDNAEFLRPFAITLTRDNEAAQDLFQETMFRALANKEKYNVGTNIKAWLYTIMRNIFINNYRRKAKQNTIFDSTPNDFLINYNQAVAANTAESSIRMKEIQEAIHKLPEIFRNPFLLYFDGFKYHEIAEMLGEPLGTIKSRIHFARKLLKAQIQRF; this is encoded by the coding sequence ATGTCTAACGTAGATTTCAATGAGATGCTGGTGGATAATGCAGAGTTCCTGCGACCCTTCGCGATCACGTTAACACGGGATAATGAAGCCGCACAGGACCTTTTCCAGGAAACCATGTTCCGGGCCCTTGCCAATAAGGAGAAGTACAATGTCGGTACCAATATCAAGGCATGGCTCTACACCATCATGCGGAATATCTTCATCAACAATTACCGCAGGAAAGCCAAGCAGAACACCATATTCGACAGCACGCCCAATGATTTCCTGATCAATTATAACCAGGCGGTAGCGGCCAATACAGCCGAGAGCAGTATCCGCATGAAGGAGATCCAGGAAGCGATCCATAAACTCCCGGAGATCTTCCGCAATCCCTTCCTCCTGTACTTCGATGGATTCAAGTACCACGAGATCGCCGAAATGCTGGGAGAGCCCCTCGGTACCATCAAGAGCAGGATCCATTTCGCCAGGAAATTATTGAAGGCGCAGATCCAGCGTTTTTAA
- a CDS encoding phytoene desaturase family protein: MGKKVIIIGSGFAGLSAAAFMARAGWQVTVLEKHDQPGGRARQWKQDGFTFDMGPSWYWMPDVFERFFAQFGRSVSDYYELERLDPSYRVYWSDGPMDVPAGLPALKELFESIEPGSALRLQQFMDEAAYKYRVGIQRLVFKPGQSLQEFLDWEVIKGVFKLDVFTSMKSHVHKFFRDPRLRQLMEFPVLFLGAMPQDTPALYSLMNYADVVGGTWYPKGGMYCIVDAMYKLAMEQGVSFRFNEEVRSIDISANAARSVTTQNGSFTADVVIGGADYHFIESKLLPESHRSYSESYWDSRVMAPSCLLYYVGLDKKLEGVLHHSLFFDAPFEQHAREIYQTREWPKEPLFYMSAPSVTDPTVAPIGKENLFLLVPVATGLHNDDSVVRERYFNMIVNRLEQHIGQSVKDAVILNRSFAHSDFVKEYNSFKGNAYGLANTLMQTAVLKPACRSKKVKNLFYTGQLTVPGPGVPPSLISGEVVAKEVISQFGN, encoded by the coding sequence GTGGGAAAAAAAGTTATCATCATAGGAAGCGGTTTCGCCGGCCTATCGGCCGCTGCATTCATGGCCCGCGCCGGATGGCAGGTGACCGTGCTGGAGAAGCACGACCAGCCGGGAGGCCGCGCCCGGCAATGGAAGCAGGACGGCTTTACTTTCGACATGGGCCCCAGTTGGTACTGGATGCCCGACGTATTCGAGCGCTTCTTCGCGCAGTTTGGCAGATCAGTTAGTGATTATTACGAGTTGGAGCGGCTGGACCCCTCTTACCGTGTGTACTGGTCAGACGGCCCCATGGACGTCCCGGCCGGACTGCCTGCATTGAAGGAGCTTTTCGAATCCATAGAGCCCGGTTCCGCCCTGCGCCTCCAGCAGTTCATGGATGAGGCCGCCTACAAATACCGTGTAGGTATCCAGCGCCTCGTGTTCAAGCCCGGGCAATCGCTGCAGGAATTCCTCGACTGGGAAGTGATAAAAGGTGTCTTCAAGCTCGATGTGTTCACTTCCATGAAGTCGCATGTCCATAAATTCTTCCGCGACCCCAGGTTGCGGCAATTGATGGAATTTCCCGTGCTCTTCCTGGGTGCCATGCCACAGGATACACCTGCCCTCTACAGCCTGATGAATTATGCTGATGTGGTGGGCGGAACCTGGTATCCCAAGGGGGGCATGTACTGCATTGTGGACGCCATGTACAAGCTGGCGATGGAGCAGGGGGTAAGTTTCCGTTTCAACGAGGAGGTCCGCTCCATTGATATCAGTGCCAATGCGGCGCGTTCCGTTACTACCCAGAATGGCAGCTTCACTGCCGATGTGGTGATCGGTGGCGCCGATTATCATTTCATCGAAAGCAAGCTGCTGCCGGAATCCCACCGCAGTTATTCGGAGTCCTATTGGGACAGCCGGGTGATGGCGCCTTCCTGTTTGCTCTATTATGTTGGGTTGGATAAGAAGCTGGAGGGTGTTTTGCACCACAGCCTCTTCTTCGATGCGCCTTTTGAACAGCATGCCAGGGAGATCTACCAGACCAGGGAATGGCCGAAGGAGCCGCTGTTCTACATGAGCGCGCCTTCCGTGACCGACCCGACCGTTGCCCCCATTGGTAAGGAGAACCTCTTCCTGCTGGTGCCGGTAGCTACCGGATTACATAACGATGATTCGGTTGTACGGGAACGTTATTTCAACATGATTGTCAACAGGCTGGAGCAACATATCGGCCAATCAGTAAAGGATGCGGTCATCCTGAACCGTTCCTTTGCCCATAGTGATTTTGTGAAGGAATATAATTCCTTCAAGGGGAATGCCTATGGCCTGGCCAATACCCTGATGCAAACGGCAGTATTAAAGCCTGCCTGCAGGAGCAAGAAGGTGAAGAACCTTTTCTATACCGGGCAGCTCACCGTTCCGGGTCCGGGTGTACCGCCCAGCCTCATCAGTGGGGAAGTGGTGGCGAAGGAAGTGATCAGTCAATTCGGTAATTAA
- a CDS encoding phytoene/squalene synthase family protein, with protein sequence MMQLFHTVSELCSRVTTEQYSTSFFSSIRLLHHDLRQPIFNIYGFVRFADEIVDTFHQHDKSTLLAEFKQQTYEAIERKISLNPILHSFQKTVNEYNIDHDLIEAFFRSMEMDLDKKAYDANGYAEYIYGSAEVVGLMCLFVFCEGDRSLYQRLKAPARSLGAAFQKVNFLRDIKADFNQLDRVYFPGCDFNNFTACDKSKIEADIQKDFDDAYTGIMQLPVKARFGVYVAYKYYLSLFKKIKQLQPQRILIERIRIPNYRKAMIVVRAGVKNQLNLI encoded by the coding sequence ATGATGCAATTGTTCCATACGGTGAGTGAGCTTTGCAGCCGGGTGACCACCGAGCAGTACAGTACCTCATTCTTTTCCTCGATCAGGCTTTTGCACCATGACCTGCGCCAGCCGATCTTCAATATCTATGGCTTTGTCCGTTTTGCTGATGAGATCGTGGATACTTTCCACCAGCACGACAAGTCCACCCTGCTGGCAGAATTCAAGCAGCAGACCTATGAGGCAATAGAAAGGAAGATCAGCCTTAATCCCATCCTGCACAGTTTCCAGAAGACCGTGAATGAATACAATATCGATCACGACCTTATTGAAGCTTTTTTCCGCAGTATGGAAATGGACCTGGATAAGAAGGCCTATGATGCGAACGGTTATGCAGAGTATATCTATGGTTCTGCGGAAGTGGTGGGACTGATGTGCCTCTTCGTATTTTGTGAAGGAGACCGCTCCCTCTACCAACGCCTGAAAGCGCCTGCCCGTTCTTTAGGGGCTGCCTTCCAGAAGGTGAATTTCCTGAGGGATATCAAAGCCGATTTCAACCAGCTGGACCGGGTGTATTTCCCCGGTTGTGATTTCAATAATTTTACTGCCTGCGACAAGAGCAAGATCGAAGCCGATATCCAGAAGGATTTCGATGATGCCTATACCGGCATCATGCAATTGCCCGTGAAAGCCAGGTTTGGGGTGTATGTGGCGTATAAGTATTACCTGTCGCTGTTCAAGAAGATCAAGCAACTCCAACCGCAAAGGATATTGATCGAAAGGATACGCATCCCCAACTACCGCAAGGCGATGATCGTTGTCCGCGCCGGCGTAAAGAACCAGTTGAATTTGATCTGA
- the idi gene encoding isopentenyl-diphosphate Delta-isomerase, producing the protein MSDIRNSVVLVNEKDEPVGVMEKMEAHRKALLHRAFSVFVFNRAGEMLLQQRALSKYHSGGLWTNTCCSHPFPEEPVEDAAYRRLKEEMGFSTTLSKAFDFIYEAPFDNGLTEHEFDHVFIGQYEGPIHPDPAEVQDYCYRSMDEIESAMESHPAKFTVWFRLAFPRVKEWVKENKFAKQFA; encoded by the coding sequence ATGAGTGATATCAGAAATAGTGTAGTACTCGTTAACGAAAAGGATGAACCGGTGGGGGTGATGGAGAAAATGGAAGCGCACCGCAAAGCCCTGTTACACCGGGCTTTCAGCGTATTCGTTTTCAACCGCGCGGGGGAAATGCTTTTACAACAAAGGGCCCTGAGCAAATACCATAGCGGGGGCCTATGGACCAATACCTGTTGCAGCCACCCCTTTCCCGAAGAACCGGTGGAGGATGCGGCCTACAGGAGGTTAAAGGAAGAAATGGGGTTCTCTACCACCCTCAGCAAGGCCTTCGATTTTATTTACGAAGCCCCATTCGATAATGGCCTTACGGAACATGAGTTCGACCATGTGTTCATCGGCCAGTACGAAGGACCTATTCACCCGGACCCTGCCGAAGTACAGGATTACTGCTATCGCTCCATGGACGAGATCGAATCTGCCATGGAAAGCCATCCCGCCAAGTTCACCGTCTGGTTCAGGCTTGCCTTCCCAAGGGTGAAGGAGTGGGTAAAAGAGAATAAATTTGCCAAACAGTTCGCTTAA
- a CDS encoding sterol desaturase family protein yields MHWLAYLGIVVGTFLVMEGITWLTHRYVMHGFLWYLHEDHHKKGPGFFEKNDWFFVIFAVPSMLLILFGTLNKIYWMQAIGFGIMAYGFAYFLVHDVIIHQRFKFLTRSNNIYVKAIRWAHKMHHKHIEKEDGESFGMLMVHKKYWEKVRKDQEFQKARQ; encoded by the coding sequence ATGCATTGGTTAGCTTATTTGGGAATAGTAGTTGGGACGTTCTTGGTCATGGAAGGGATCACCTGGTTGACCCACCGGTATGTGATGCATGGTTTTCTCTGGTACCTGCATGAGGACCACCACAAGAAAGGGCCGGGCTTCTTTGAAAAGAACGATTGGTTCTTTGTGATCTTTGCCGTACCCAGCATGCTGCTGATCCTTTTCGGTACGCTTAATAAGATCTATTGGATGCAGGCCATCGGTTTCGGTATCATGGCCTATGGCTTTGCCTATTTCCTGGTACACGATGTCATCATCCACCAGCGGTTCAAGTTCCTGACCCGCTCCAACAATATTTATGTGAAGGCCATCCGCTGGGCCCACAAAATGCACCACAAGCATATCGAGAAAGAAGATGGTGAAAGCTTCGGCATGTTGATGGTGCACAAGAAGTATTGGGAGAAGGTGCGCAAGGACCAGGAGTTCCAGAAAGCTCGCCAATAG
- a CDS encoding lycopene cyclase family protein encodes MTFQQEKEHPGHFAGGQPNMTHYDYLITGSGLAGLSLAYRMAISGKLDGKRILMVDSQQKQANDRTWCFWETGPGLFEEAVFRRWENCWFHGPGFSRQFNSHPYQYKMIRGADFYRFVLEELARHPNIEQRRAKVVSLNADEQLAYVTLSDGEQFTANYVFNSILWKQPEPSGNLHYLIQHFKGWVIHTPSPVFDPAANTFMDFRVAQGHGTTFVYVMPLAPDLALVEYTLFTQDLLEQEDYDKGLKEYISGFMGIKEYKVEEEEFGIIPMTNYRFRSHEGRIVHIGTAGGQTKASSGFTFQFVQKRTAGIVESLIQMGDPYSINHDHSRFHFYDSVLLDILARNTLPGAEIFTTLFKKNRIQDVFRFLDNETSLPQELKIISTLPTLPFLSAAIRQLKGTK; translated from the coding sequence TTGACCTTTCAGCAGGAAAAGGAGCATCCCGGCCACTTTGCGGGTGGCCAACCCAATATGACCCATTACGATTACCTCATTACCGGTTCAGGTTTGGCAGGACTAAGTCTTGCCTACCGAATGGCTATTTCCGGAAAGCTTGACGGGAAGCGCATACTCATGGTCGATAGCCAGCAGAAGCAAGCCAATGACCGCACCTGGTGTTTCTGGGAGACCGGTCCGGGATTGTTTGAGGAGGCAGTATTCCGTCGCTGGGAGAACTGCTGGTTCCATGGCCCGGGTTTTTCCAGGCAGTTCAACAGCCATCCCTATCAGTATAAGATGATCAGGGGAGCCGATTTCTATCGTTTTGTCCTGGAAGAACTGGCCAGGCACCCCAATATTGAACAGCGCAGGGCCAAAGTTGTATCCCTGAATGCCGATGAGCAACTGGCCTATGTGACCCTCTCGGATGGGGAACAGTTCACGGCCAATTATGTATTCAACAGCATATTGTGGAAACAGCCTGAACCTTCGGGCAACCTGCACTACCTCATCCAGCATTTCAAGGGCTGGGTGATCCATACCCCATCCCCCGTATTTGATCCTGCAGCCAATACTTTCATGGATTTCCGCGTTGCCCAGGGCCATGGTACCACTTTCGTTTATGTGATGCCGTTAGCCCCTGATCTTGCCCTGGTGGAATACACTCTGTTTACACAGGACCTGCTGGAGCAGGAAGATTATGATAAGGGATTGAAGGAGTATATCAGCGGGTTCATGGGCATTAAGGAATATAAGGTCGAGGAAGAGGAGTTTGGTATCATTCCCATGACCAATTACCGGTTCCGGAGCCATGAAGGAAGGATCGTACATATCGGCACCGCCGGTGGCCAGACCAAGGCATCGAGCGGCTTTACCTTCCAGTTCGTGCAGAAGCGCACCGCCGGTATCGTTGAATCATTGATCCAAATGGGGGATCCCTATAGCATCAACCACGACCATTCCCGTTTCCATTTTTACGATAGTGTATTGCTGGATATCCTGGCCCGCAATACTTTGCCGGGCGCGGAAATCTTCACCACCCTTTTCAAAAAGAACCGTATCCAGGATGTGTTCCGTTTCCTCGACAACGAGACCAGTCTACCCCAGGAATTAAAGATCATCAGCACCCTGCCCACCCTTCCCTTCCTCTCCGCCGCCATCAGGCAATTGAAAGGCACGAAGTGA
- a CDS encoding adenosylcobinamide-GDP ribazoletransferase, producing the protein MSFLLREYHYFLAAVQFLTRIKVPDSFPFKPEYLEGSTRYFPLVGNVVAAFGALAYLVIGKYISEDLAIVGYMLTTIWVTGAFHEDGFADVCDAFGGGWTKEKILLIMKDSRIGTYGTVGLIGILAVKFLLVRELPSFAPEGLQPSLFALANYQIFLLLLLAAHGTSRLMAVTVIQQYTYVRDDNNSKSKPLSRTPLSWPALMAAIVFACWPFLFLSWPFALVLVPMFIARTALASFFKKWIGGYTGDCLGTVQQVTEIVFYLTALILWRYFV; encoded by the coding sequence ATGTCCTTTCTACTTCGCGAATACCATTATTTCCTGGCGGCGGTGCAGTTCCTGACCAGGATCAAAGTGCCGGATAGCTTCCCTTTCAAGCCGGAATACCTCGAGGGGTCCACCCGGTATTTCCCCCTGGTGGGCAATGTAGTGGCGGCTTTTGGCGCATTGGCCTACCTTGTTATTGGCAAATACATCAGTGAGGACCTGGCCATTGTTGGCTATATGCTCACCACCATTTGGGTGACCGGGGCTTTCCATGAAGATGGCTTTGCGGATGTTTGTGATGCCTTCGGTGGTGGCTGGACAAAAGAAAAGATCCTGCTCATCATGAAGGACAGCCGCATTGGCACTTATGGTACAGTTGGGTTGATCGGCATCCTCGCGGTGAAATTCCTCCTGGTCAGGGAGCTGCCCAGCTTTGCACCGGAAGGTTTGCAGCCCTCCCTATTCGCATTGGCCAATTACCAAATCTTCTTACTCCTATTGTTGGCTGCTCATGGCACCAGCCGATTGATGGCGGTAACGGTGATCCAGCAATACACCTATGTGCGGGATGACAACAATAGCAAGTCCAAACCCTTATCACGTACGCCATTGAGTTGGCCTGCCCTGATGGCTGCCATAGTGTTCGCCTGCTGGCCCTTCCTTTTCCTATCCTGGCCATTTGCACTTGTACTGGTACCCATGTTCATCGCCAGGACAGCACTGGCTTCCTTTTTTAAAAAATGGATCGGCGGGTATACGGGCGATTGTCTCGGTACCGTGCAACAGGTAACAGAGATTGTTTTCTATTTGACCGCATTGATCCTATGGCGTTACTTTGTGTAA
- the cobC gene encoding alpha-ribazole phosphatase, protein MEVYLIRHTRPAVEKGICYGQTDLDVTETFESEAALIRSVLPADIRFVYSSPLQRCRKLAEHLFTHPIRFHEDLMELHCGDWEMRHWDHIPQEELQPWMDDFVKVRVPGGESYIDLYERTVARFRTITESALPAAIVAHGGVIRSILSHLTDTPLVESFQRFPLHYGCVAKVNPVERTFEMLSNIEGPKEQHRPSRLEKK, encoded by the coding sequence ATGGAAGTTTACCTGATCCGCCATACCCGTCCCGCTGTTGAGAAAGGCATCTGTTACGGGCAGACCGACCTGGATGTTACTGAAACCTTTGAATCGGAAGCAGCCCTGATCAGGTCAGTGTTGCCAGCGGATATCCGTTTCGTTTATTCCAGCCCGTTACAACGGTGCCGCAAGCTGGCCGAGCATTTGTTTACCCATCCGATCCGGTTCCATGAGGACCTGATGGAACTGCATTGCGGCGATTGGGAAATGCGGCACTGGGACCATATCCCGCAGGAAGAGTTGCAACCCTGGATGGATGATTTTGTGAAGGTGAGGGTGCCCGGCGGGGAGAGTTATATCGACCTCTATGAGCGCACTGTAGCGCGTTTCCGGACTATTACCGAATCTGCCTTACCGGCGGCGATCGTGGCGCATGGCGGGGTGATCAGGAGTATCCTCTCGCACCTGACCGATACGCCCCTGGTGGAATCCTTCCAGCGTTTCCCGCTCCATTATGGTTGCGTGGCAAAAGTTAATCCTGTTGAGCGGACCTTCGAGATGCTTTCCAATATTGAAGGCCCAAAGGAGCAGCACCGGCCTTCAAGGTTAGAGAAGAAATGA